A stretch of the Capsicum annuum cultivar UCD-10X-F1 chromosome 10, UCD10Xv1.1, whole genome shotgun sequence genome encodes the following:
- the LOC124887723 gene encoding uncharacterized protein LOC124887723 — protein sequence MGKSVEDEVIVDEPKESNLVESEKLDSSTDNLEKENEKEEEVKKVDDVKFGKFMAMLKQFTINVPLIEALEQIQGYEKFMKDLITKKRKADLGAFTIPCKVGSLDVAKALCDLGASMNLIPLAVYKKPCLQVLTPTNMQLVMADRSIKWLIGILNDVSVKVADFILPVDFMVAKQAKWCEAHLYAFAKQLAATVDKRIKVALEPFMTLPGRVAELKNRFDA from the exons atgggcaaatcTGTAGAAGATGAGGTAATTGTTGATGAACCCAAAGAAAGTAAtctagtagagtctgagaagttgGATAGTTCTACTGATAATTTGGAGAAGGAAAacgagaaggaagaggaagtg aaaaaggttgatgatgtAAAATTtggcaagttcatggcaatgctcaagcaatttaCAATTAATGTTCCTTtgattgaggcacttgagcaaattcaAGGCTAtgaaaagttcatgaaagacctcatcacaaagaagagaaag GCTGACCTAGGAGCGTTCACTATTCCGTGCAAAGTTGGGTCTCTAGATGTTGcaaaggcattatgtgatttgggtgccaGCATGAATCTGATACCACTGGCTGTATATAAGAAGCCCTGTTTACAAGTTTTGACACCCACAAACATGCAATTGGTAATGGCAGACAGGTCGATAAAATGGCTTATTGGAATTTTAAATGATGTGTCGGTAAAAGTAGCAGACTTTATTCTTCCTGTGGATTTTATG GTGGCTAAGCAAGCCAAGTGGTGCGAGGCACATCTATATGCTTTTGCCAAACAGCTTGCTGCTACTGTGGACAAAAGAATCAAGGTTGCACTTGAGCCTTTTATGACATTGCCTGGGCGGGTTGCAGAATTGAAGAACAGATTTGATGCCTAG